One genomic window of Nicotiana sylvestris chromosome 10, ASM39365v2, whole genome shotgun sequence includes the following:
- the LOC138879783 gene encoding uncharacterized protein, giving the protein MAKHNQAWHSEDTTGGIAYRSTSLNTMIEENQERDQVIVGLATNVNVLTKMFTKSQTKKVNVVKDVQPIPNEDFEEANYVNNSQGGYQRKQYQGQGQQNQWRPHPQGQGNQHWRNDQNGSNQGKWNNNFPNRSSNPYVSPKGQYSNQCSSSESKLEGMLTRVLQNQEKCDTSMRNMTELVGSHTTSIQKLEMQMRDLSREQNPKQKGTVQSDTIVNPKGSGSGPISHVMAVTTRSEKVLQGESEQLVEVEESEHEVEVEEQSLVEVEKVLEELKVQEENREEVKEKVKETPKTLPPIPRPPPPFAQRLARKVDNSKIEKFYDILKQLLVNIPFVEAFQEMSGFAKYLKDLITKKRTTKIKVVNVTHRISSIIATSTVQKKEYLGAFTIPCTIGAHDFARALCDNGASINFMPLSIYKQAGLGMPRPTSMRLQMADRSIKRPVGIVDDVLVKVEKFHLPADFVILDCAVDKEIPIVLGRPFLAIARELMYSKRNEIKFRVNDEEVTFQASKGMKLLHEYDSISVIDVVDEVEDAVEIKMEEQCLGEALAAILVNFDGEDMEGYMESVNALEGLGSYTYAPAKISLNLEN; this is encoded by the coding sequence ATGGCAAAGCATAATCAAGCATGGCACTCAGAGGACACCACGGGTGGAATTGCATATAGATCTACTTCCTTGAACACCATGATCGAGGAAAACCAAGAGAGAGATCAAGTGATTGTAGGGCTTGCCACAAATGTCAATGTGTTGACAAAGATGTTCACAAAAAGCCAAACGAAGAAAGTAAATGTGGTAAAGGATGTGCAACCCATACCAAATGAAGACTTTGAGGAGGCAaactatgtcaacaactctcaaggaggTTATCAAAGGAAACAATACCAAGGtcaaggacaacaaaatcaatggaggccTCACCCACAAGGGCAAGGCAACCAACATTGGCGAAATGACCAAAACGGCTCAAATCAAGGAAAGTGGAACAACAACTTCCCAAATCGgagttcaaacccttatgttTCTCCAAAGGGTCAATATTCAAATCAATGTTCCTCAAGTGAGTCTAAGTTGGAAGGCATGCTTACACgggtattgcaaaatcaagagaAGTGCGACACTTCTATGAGGAATATGACCGAGCTTGTTGGTTCTCATACCACAtccattcaaaaattggagatgcaaatgagagaccTCTCTAGGGAACAAAATCCGAAGCAAAAAGGGACAGTTCAGAGTGACACTATTGTGAACCCCAAGGGTAGTGGGAGTGGTCCAATTTCTCATGTCATGGCAGTTACTACTCGGAGTGAAAAGGTACTACAAGGAGAGAGTGAACAACTAGTTGAAGTTGAAGAGTCCGAACATGAAGTTGAGGTTGAAGAGCAAAGTCttgttgaagttgaaaaggttctTGAAGAGTTGAAAGTGCAAGAAGAAAACCGGGAAgaggtaaaggaaaaggtaaaagagacaccaaagactctaccacctattcctagacctcctcctccATTCGCTCAAAGACTTGCTAGGAAGGTTGATAATAGCAAAATCGAAAAGTTCTATGACATTCTCAAGCAATTATTGGTGAATAttccatttgtggaagcatttcaagagatgtcgggttttgctaaatatttgaaagacttgattaccaagaagagaaccaccaaaattaaagtggtgaatgtgactcaccggattagttccatcattgcaacaTCTACCGTTCAAAAGAAAGAATACCTGggagctttcaccattccttgtacTATTGGGGCACATGATTTTGCAAGAGCCCTTTGTGATAATGGGGCTAGCATCAACTTTATGCCTCTTTCCATTTACAAGCAAGCAGGGTTAGGTATGCCAAGGCCCACaagtatgagattgcaaatggccgatcGTTCCATAAAGAGACCGGTaggaattgttgatgatgtgcttgttaaAGTGGAAAAGTTTCATTTACCCGCCGATTTCGTAATCCTTGATTGTGCGgttgacaaagagatccctatcGTTTTGGGGAGACCATTCCTAGCCATAGCAAGAGAACTAATGTATTCGAAACGGAATGAGATCAAATTTCGTGTGAATGATGAAGAGGTCACATTCCAAGCAAGCAAGGGTATGAAACTACTACATGAATATGATAGCATctcggtgattgatgttgttgatgaAGTGGAAGATGCGGTTGAAATAaagatggaagaacaatgcctTGGTGAGGCGTTGGCGGCTATTTTGGTGAACTTTGATGGTGAAGATATGGAAGGATATATGGAATCGGTAAATGCACTGGAGGGGCTTGGGTCCTACACTTATGCTCCGGCAAAGATCTCTCTCAACTTGGAGAATTGA